A single genomic interval of Eptesicus fuscus isolate TK198812 chromosome 10, DD_ASM_mEF_20220401, whole genome shotgun sequence harbors:
- the LOC129150548 gene encoding uncharacterized protein C2orf78-like, which translates to MCSLASATESSSFLASTVDLCSSLTMSGIPDIPQVLACTDPLDQEEQPGCNNSGLGKNSLSRKDQGTLENGTISNDSFADIATLVKGIHLPQVLTSLADLDQLKGSKVIKTKDTRGLKLHEVQKKSSVRKARSDQAGKNKHKASEPIGDAPKAKIKPKSPDCVFVGEVVHCNGAAGGRAPGNMAAHSNSKSQKASASRTNKTKSHGQEKNKRNKENYSKRAEERKQSGNKVKAEEKPAIPKMKRKKSHPELPQEAIKKPRSSLGMHMLESVQVFHALGKKSDKKADLSSSRAQGNLSNPRGPQPHPPIKRWLDSPGKGKCPEIIQVKHQKPHGSTDKGSSSPSQDQLPSPGKVKLVPLVFPTMDKPQARPVPRRPQNLASRRPAVTNPAKPAAVNASQPTLASLTGPVRSARPTSTNSARPALNNPDLPPASRPAPYKTSSHGCLQWEPVHTAVNQPRMPLKPHSNYPLQDFALQPIPWRKPEVLGPVMSTPITKEQRPDREAMKRKAQLERENAARCSLGKMQHFIEREKEMDISLYYGYVM; encoded by the exons ATGTGCTCTTTGGCTTCAGCCACTGAGTCATCTTCATTCCTCGCATCTACAGTTGATCTTTGCTCTTCTCTGACCATGTCAG GAATCCCTGACATTCCGCAGGTGCTGGCCTGCACTGATCCGCTTGACCAAGAGGAGCAGCCTGGTTGTAACAACTCTGGTTTGGGAAAGAATAGCTTGAGTCGTAAGGACCAAGGGACACTTGAAAATGGGACTATTTCTAATGACAGTTTTGCAGACATTGCTACACTGGTGAAGGGTATTCACCTTCCACAGGTCTTAACTTCCTTGGCTGACCTTGATCAGCTCAAAGGTTCCAAGGTGATCAAAACCAAAGACACCAGAGGCCTCAAGTTGCACGAGGTGCAGAAAAAGTCAAGTGTCAGAAAGGCTCGCTCTGATCAAGCGGGGAAGAACAAACATAAAGCCTCTGAGCCTATCGGTGATGCTCCCAAGGCCAAGATCAAACCCAAGAGCCCAGACTGTGTGTTCGTGGGAGAAGTGGTTCATTGCAATGGAGCAGCCGGTGGCAGGGCTCCTGGGAACATGGCCGCGCATTCTAACAGCAAAAGTCAGAAAGCTTCAGCCAGCAGGACCAACAAAACGAAGAGCCAtgggcaggaaaaaaacaaaagaaataaagaaaactactCCAAGAGAGCTGAGGAGAGGAAGCAGTCAGGGAACAAAGTCAAGGCAGAGGAGAAGCCAGCCATTCccaagatgaagaggaagaaaagtcaTCCTGAGCTGCCACAAGAGGCCATCAAAAAGCCTCGCAGCAGCCTCGGTATGCACATGCTGGAGTCTGTGCAGGTTTTCCATGCACTGGGCAAGAAGAGTGATAAGAAAGCTGACCTGTCTTCCTCACGGGCCCAGGGAAACTTAAGCAACCCCAGAGGCCCCCAACCACACCCACCTATCAAAAGATGGCTGGATTCTCCGGGGAAGGGCAAATGTCCTGAGATAATTCAAGTCAAACACCAGAAACCACATGGCAGTACTGACAAAGGGTCTTCATCTCCATCCCAGGACCAGCTGCCATCTCCCGGAAAGGTCAAGTTGGTGCCATTGGTTTTTCCAACCATGGACAAGCCTCAAGCTCGACCTGTTCCTCGCAGGCCACAGAATCTGGCATCACGTCGGCCTGCGGTTACCAACCCTGCCAAGCCTGCTGCAGTCAATGCATCCCAGCCAACTCTGGCATCTTTGACAGGTCCTGTCAGATCAGCTCGGCCAACGTCAACCAACTCAGCCAGACCAGCTTTGAACAACCCTGACCTGCCTCCTGCTTCTAGGCCTGCACCctacaaaacatcatctcatGGTTGCTTGCAGTGGGAGCCTGTTCACACTGCTGTGAACCAGCCCCGGATGCCGCTCAAGCCTCACTCCAACTACCCTCTCCAGGATTTTGCCCTCCAACCAATTCCATGGAGGAAACCTGAGGTTCTGGGGCCAGTAATGTCAACACCCATCACAAAGGAGCAGAGGCCAGATCGAGAGGCCATGAAGAGGAAGGCTCAACTAGAGCGTGAGAATGCTGCCAGATGCTCATTGGGGAAAATGCAGCATTTCattgagagggaaaaagaaatggacattTCTCTGTACTATGGCTATGTGATGTAG
- the LOC129150508 gene encoding uncharacterized protein C2orf78-like — protein MCSLASATETSSSLASGVDISSSSSLTMSENFKNAPFLGISKSLQYSLPVESNAASLPGSVCNFHMVSAPASTSAWPLPSASGTSFQPLMGGAYFYQHSSTTMLSGVPAASNPGVFEWALTGGIEKKSPSLSDFTVTVIDQDTAVSSISLASQFGKTADVHNMAPLYPSLSVSLVQEAPSHIPNQGHSLPLPYHEGSQVCYYNQGPLLSAESGPYLQSYGSVSYTESRASAPDPGMVMVLKEAQPTNMIPPVSTSGICYSVPPQPTTKTGFQVMETSLGMETSLALQLPGQIFYLPPPKFPKSCSNKHIQVLESYPPPQSGDIAMASLVQSPSNLLALPPAPSQEHKENKNVENIKTKLSKYLNGCQIPRENQASPLLHLEIPDIPQVLACTDPLDQEKKPSGDNSGLGKNSLSRKDQGTLENGTESNDSFADIATLVKGIHLPQVLTSLADLDQPQGSKVIKTKDTRGLKLHEGQKKSSVRKARSDQAGKIKHKASEPIGDAPKAKIKPKSPDCVFVGEVVHCNAAAGGRAPGIMAEHSNSNVQKPAASRTNKSKSYRPENTKRNQENYSKRAEERKQSGNKVKAEEKPAIPKMKRKKSHPELPPEDIKKPRSGLGMHMLESVQVFHALGKKSDKKADLSSSRAQGNLSNPRGPQPRPAIKRWLDSPGKGKGPETTKVKCQKPYGSADKGSSSPSQEQLPSPGKVKLVPLVFPTMDKPRPVPRRAQTLASRRPAVTNPAKHATVTSSQPNPASLTGPVRSDRPMSTNSARPALNNPDQPRVPQPPASRPAPYKTSSRGSLQRESVHTAVSQPQIPLKPHNHYPLQDFALQPIPWRKPEVLGPVMSTPITNEQRPEREAMKRKAQLERENAARCSLGKMQHFIEREKEMDISLYYGYVM, from the exons AGAATTTCAAAAATGCACCTTTCCTTGGAATTTCAAAGTCTCTGCAGTACTCTCTTCCTGTGGAGAGCAATGCAGCCTCCCTACCAGGAAGTGTCTGCAATTTCCACATGGTCTCTGCTCCAGCCAGCACCTCAGCATGGCCCCTGCCATCAGCCTCTGGCACCTCTTTCCAACCTCTCATGGGTGGTGCCTACTTTTACCAACATTCTAGCACAACCATGCTATCTGGAGTTCCAGCTGCTTCCAATCCTGGAGTTTTTGAGTGGGCTCTCACAGGAGGCATTGAAAAGAAGTCACCATCACTCAGCGACTTCACTGTGACTGTCATCGACCAGGACACAGCTGTCTCCTCCATATCTCTGGCATCCCAGTTTGGTAAAACCGCAGATGTCCATAACATGGCCCCTCTGTATCCATCACTTTCTGTCAGCCTTGTTCAGGAGGCACCATCTCACATTCCAAATCAGGGCCATAGCCTGCCACTTCCCTACCATGAGGGAAGCCAGGTGTGTTACTATAATCAGGgccctctgctctctgcagaAAGTGGCCCCTACCTGCAGTCCTATGGCTCTGTGTCTTACACCGAGAGCAGGGCCTCtgcccctgacccagggatgGTCATGGTGCTAAAGGAGGCTCAGCCCACAAATATGATACCACCAGTCTCCACCTCTGGaatctgctactctgtgcctcctCAACCCACCACAAAGACAGGTTTTCAAG TGATGGAGACTTCCCTGGGGATGGAGACTTCCCTGGCATTGCAACTCCCAGGCCAAATATTTTATCTACCACCTCCAAAATTCCCCAAGTCCTGCAGTAACAAACATATCCAGGTACTTGAGAGTTACCCACCACCTCAGAGTGGGGACATAGCAATGGCATCTCTAGTCCAGAGTCCTAGTAATCTCCTGGCACTGCCTCCAGCTCCAAGCCAGGAACATAAAGAGAATAAGAATGTGGAGAATATTAAAACCAAGCTTTCCAAGTATCTGAATGGCTGCCAGATCCCAAGAGAAAACCAAGCTTCTCCACTGCTCCATTTAGAAATACCTGACATTCCGCAGGTCCTGGCATGCACTGATCCGCTTGACCAAGAGAAGAAGCCTAGTGGTGACAACTCTGGTTTGGGAAAGAATAGCCTGAGTCGTAAGGACCAAGGGACACTTGAAAATGGGACTGAATCTAATGACAGTTTTGCAGACATCGCTACACTGGTGAAGGGTATTCACCTTCCACAGGTCTTAACTTCCTTGGCTGACCTTGATCAGCCCCAAGGTTCCAAGGTGATCAAAACCAAAGACACCAGAGGCCTCAAGTTGCACGAGGGGCAGAAAAAGTCAAGTGTCAGAAAGGCTCGCTCTGATCAAGCGGGGAAGATCAAACATAAAGCCTCTGAGCCTATCGGTGATGCTCCCAAGGCCAAGATCAAACCCAAGAGCCCAGACTGTGTGTTTGTGGGAGAAGTGGTTCATTGCAATGCTGCAGCTGGTGGCAGGGCTCCTGGGATCATGGCTGAGCATTCTAACAGCAATGTTCAGAAACCTGCAGCCAGCAGGACCAACAAATCTAAGAGCTATAGGCCGGAAAACACCAAAAGAAACCAAGAAAACTACTCCAAGAGAGCTGAGGAGAGGAAGCAGTCAGGGAACAAAGTCAAGGCAGAGGAGAAGCCAGCCATTCccaagatgaagaggaagaaaagtcaTCCTGAGCTGCCACCAGAGGACATCAAAAAGCCTCGCAGCGGCCTCGGTATGCACATGCTGGAGTCTGTGCAGGTTTTCCATGCACTGGGCAAGAAGAGTGATAAGAAAGCTGACCTGTCTTCCTCACGGGCCCAGGGAAACTTAAGCAACCCCAGAGGCCCCCAGCCACGCCCAGCTATCAAAAGATGGCTGGATTCTCCGGGGAAGGGCAAAGGTCCTGAGACAACAAAAGTCAAATGCCAGAAACCATATGGAAGTGCTGACAAAGGGTCTTCATCTCCATCCCAGGAACAGCTGCCATCTCCCGGGAAGGTCAAGTTGGTGCCATTGGTTTTTCCAACCATGGACAAGCCTAGACCTGTTCCTCGTAGGGCACAGACTCTGGCATCACGTCGGCCTGCGGTTACCAACCCTGCCAAGCATGCCACAGTCACTTCATCCCAGCCAAATCCTGCATCTTTGACAGGTCCTGTCAGATCAGATCGGCCAATGTCCACCAACTCAGCCAGACCAGCTTTGAACAACCCTGACCAGCCTAGAGTCCCTCAGCCTCCTGCTTCTAGGCCTGCACCCTACAAAACATCATCTCGTGGTTCCTTGCAGCGGGAGTCTGTTCACACTGCTGTGAGCCAGCCCCAGATCCCGCTTAAGCCTCACAACCACTATCCACTCCAGGATTTTGCCCTCCAACCAATTCCATGGAGGAAACCTGAGGTTCTGGGGCCAGTAATGTCAACACCCATCACAaatgagcagaggccagagcgaGAGGCCATGAAGAGGAAGGCTCAACTAGAGCGTGAGAATGCTGCCAGATGCTCATTGGGGAAAATGCAGCATTTCattgagagggaaaaagaaatggacattTCTCTGTACTATGGCTATGTGATGTAG
- the LOC129150549 gene encoding uncharacterized protein C2orf78-like: MAVSTANKEGICKVTQATESSSFLASTVDLCSSLTMSGIPDIPQVLACTDPLDQEEQPGCNNSGLGKNSLSRKDQGTLENDSFADIATLVKGIHLPQVLTSLADLDQPQGSKVIKTKDTRGLKLHEVQKKSSVRKARSDQAGKNKHKASEPIGDAPKAKIKPKSPDCVFVGGVVHCNAAAGGRAPGNMAEHSNSKRQRAAASRTNKTKGHGQENTKRNKENYSKRAEERKQSGNKVKAEEKPAIPKMKRKKSHPELPQEAIKKPRSGLGMHMLESVQVFHALGKKSDKKADLSSSRAQGNLSNPRGPQPRPAIKRWLDSPGKGKGPEIIQVKRQKPHGSTDKGSSSPSQEQLPSPGKVKLVPLVFPTMDKPQARPVPRRPQNLASRRPAVTNPAKPAAVNASQPTPASLTGPVRSARPTSTNSARPALNNPDQPPASRPAPYKTSSHGSLQREPVHTAVSQPRMPLKPHNHYPLQDFALQPIPWRKPEVLGPVMSTPITNEQRPDREAMKRKAQLERENAARCSLGKMQHFIEREKEMDISLYYGYVM, translated from the exons ATGGCGGTATCcacggccaataaggagggaatatgcaaagtgACACAAG CCACTGAGTCATCTTCATTCCTTGCATCTACAGTTGATCTTTGCTCTTCTCTGACCATGTCAG GAATCCCTGACATTCCGCAGGTCCTGGCCTGCACTGATCCGCTTGACCAAGAGGAGCAGCCTGGTTGTAACAACTCTGGTTTGGGAAAGAATAGCTTGAGTCGTAAGGACCAAGGGACACTTgaaaatgacagttttgcagACATCGCTACACTGGTGAAGGGTATTCACCTTCCACAGGTCTTAACTTCCTTGGCTGACCTTGATCAGCCCCAAGGTTCCAAGGTGATCAAAACCAAAGACACCAGAGGCCTCAAGTTGCACGAGGTGCAGAAAAAGTCAAGTGTCAGAAAGGCTCGCTCTGATCAAGCGGGGAAGAACAAACATAAAGCCTCTGAGCCTATCGGTGATGCTCCCAAGGCCAAGATCAAACCCAAGAGCCCAGACTGTGTGTTCGTGGGAGGAGTGGTTCATTGCAATGCTGCAGCCGGTGGCAGGGCTCCTGGGAACATGGCCGAGCATTCTAACAGCAAACGTCAGAGAGCTGCAGCCAGCAGGACCAACAAAACTAAGGGCCATGGGCAGGAAAACaccaaaagaaacaaagaaaactacTCCAAGAGAGCTGAGGAGAGGAAGCAGTCAGGGAACAAAGTCAAGGCAGAGGAGAAGCCAGCCATTCccaagatgaagaggaagaaaagtcaTCCTGAGCTGCCACAAGAGGCCATCAAAAAACCTCGCAGCGGCCTCGGTATGCACATGCTGGAGTCTGTGCAGGTTTTCCATGCACTGGGCAAGAAGAGTGATAAGAAAGCTGACCTGTCTTCCTCACGGGCCCAGGGAAACTTAAGCAACCCCAGAGGCCCCCAACCACGCCCAGCTATCAAAAGATGGCTGGATTCTCCGGGGAAGGGCAAAGGTCCTGAGATAATTCAAGTCAAACGCCAGAAACCACATGGCAGTACTGACAAAGGGTCTTCATCTCCATCCCAGGAACAGCTGCCATCTCCCGGGAAGGTCAAGTTGGTGCCATTGGTTTTTCCAACCATGGACAAGCCTCAAGCTCGACCTGTTCCTCGCAGGCCACAGAATCTGGCATCACGTCGGCCTGCGGTTACCAACCCTGCCAAGCCTGCTGCAGTCAATGCATCCCAGCCAACTCCGGCATCTTTGACAGGTCCTGTCAGATCAGCTCGGCCAACGTCAACCAACTCAGCCAGACCAGCTTTGAACAACCCTGACCAGCCTCCTGCTTCTAGGCCTGCACCctacaaaacatcatctcatGGTTCCTTGCAGCGGGAGCCTGTTCACACTGCTGTGAGCCAGCCCCGGATGCCGCTCAAGCCTCACAACCACTATCCTCTCCAGGATTTTGCCCTCCAACCAATTCCATGGAGGAAACCTGAGGTTCTGGGGCCAGTAATGTCAACACCCATCACAAATGAGCAGAGGCCAGATCGAGAGGCCATGAAGAGGAAGGCTCAACTAGAGCGTGAGAATGCTGCCAGATGCTCACTGGGGAAAATGCAGCATTTCattgagagggaaaaagaaatggacattTCTCTGTACTATGGCTATGTGATGTAG
- the LOC129150547 gene encoding LOW QUALITY PROTEIN: uncharacterized protein C2orf78-like (The sequence of the model RefSeq protein was modified relative to this genomic sequence to represent the inferred CDS: substituted 1 base at 1 genomic stop codon), producing the protein MDTENGVVKVEMGMAKTKRVSLSPLLPLGIPDIPKVLAXPDPLDQEEQPGCNNSGLGKNSLSRKDQGTLEHGTESNDSFADIGTLVKGIHLPQVLTSLADLDQPQGSKVIKTKDTRGLKLHEVQKKSSVRKARSDQAGKNKHKASEPIGDAPKAKIRPKSPDCVFVGEVVHCNAAASGRAPGNMAEHSNSKPQRAAASRTNKTKSHGEENTKRNQENYSKRAEERKQSGNKVKAEEKPAIPKMKRKKSHPELPPEAIKKPRSSLGMHMLESVQVFHALGKKSDKKADLSSSRAQGNLSNPRGPQPRPPIKRWLDSPGKGKGPETTQVKCQKPHGSTDKGSSSPSQDQLPSPGKVKLVPLVFPTMDKPQARPVPRRPQNLASRRPAVTNPAKPAAVNASQPTPASLTGPVRSARPTSTNSARPALNNPDQPPASRPAPYKTSSHGSLQREPVHTAVNQPRMSLKPHNHYPLQDFALQPIPWRKPEVLGPVMSTPITNEQRPDREAMKRKAQLERENAARSSLGKMQHFIEREKEMDISLYYGYVM; encoded by the exons atggacacagaaaatggaGTGGTGAAGGTAGAAATGGGGATG GCCAAAACTAAGAGAGTTTCTCTTTCTCCACTGCTCCCTTTAGGAATCCCTGACATTCCGAAGGTCCTGGCCTGACCTGATCCGCTTGACCAAGAGGAGCAGCCTGGTTGTAACAACTCTGGTTTGGGAAAGAATAGCTTGAGTCGTAAGGACCAAGGGACACTTGAACATGGGACTGAATCTAATGACAGTTTTGCAGACATCGGTACACTGGTGAAGGGTATCCACCTTCCACAGGTCTTAACTTCCTTGGCTGACCTTGATCAGCCCCAAGGTTCCAAGGTGATCAAAACCAAAGACACCAGAGGCCTCAAGTTGCACGAGGTGCAGAAAAAGTCAAGTGTCAGAAAGGCTCGCTCTGATCAAGCGGGGAAGAACAAACATAAAGCTTCTGAGCCCATCGGTGATGCTCCCAAGGCCAAGATCAGACCCAAGAGCCCAGACTGTGTGTTCGTGGGAGAAGTGGTTCACTGCAATGCTGCAGCCAGTGGCAGGGCTCCTGGGAACATGGCCGAGCATTCTAACAGCAAACCTCAGAGAGCTGCAGCCAGCAGGACCAACAAAACTAAGAGTCATGGGGAGGAAAACACCAAAAGAAACCAAGAAAACTACTCCAAGAGAGCTGAGGAGAGGAAGCAGTCAGGGAACAAAGTCAAGGCAGAGGAGAAGCCAGCCATTCccaagatgaagaggaagaaaagtcaTCCTGAGCTGCCACCAGAGGCCATCAAAAAGCCTCGCAGCAGCCTCGGTATGCACATGCTGGAGTCTGTGCAGGTTTTCCATGCACTGGGCAAGAAGAGTGATAAGAAAGCTGACCTGTCTTCCTCACGGGCCCAGGGAAACTTAAGCAACCCCAGAGGCCCCCAACCACGCCCACCTATCAAAAGATGGCTGGATTCTCCGGGGAAGGGCAAAGGTCCTGAGACAACTCAAGTCAAATGCCAGAAACCACATGGCAGTACTGACAAAGGGTCTTCATCTCCATCCCAGGACCAGCTGCCATCTCCCGGGAAGGTCAAGTTGGTGCCATTGGTTTTTCCAACCATGGACAAGCCTCAAGCTCGACCTGTTCCTCGCAGGCCACAGAATCTGGCATCACGTCGGCCTGCGGTTACCAACCCTGCCAAGCCTGCTGCAGTCAATGCATCCCAGCCAACTCCTGCATCTTTGACAGGTCCTGTCAGATCAGCTCGGCCAACGTCAACCAACTCAGCCAGACCAGCTTTGAACAACCCTGACCAGCCTCCTGCTTCTAGGCCTGCACCTTACAAAACATCATCTCATGGTTCCTTGCAGCGGGAGCCTGTTCACACTGCTGTGAACCAGCCCCGGATGTCGCTCAAGCCTCACAACCACTACCCTCTCCAGGATTTTGCCCTCCAACCAATTCCATGGAGGAAACCTGAGGTTCTGGGGCCAGTAATGTCAACACCCATCACAAATGAGCAGAGGCCAGATCGAGAGGCCATGAAGAGGAAGGCTCAACTAGAGCGTGAGAATGCTGCCAGAAGCTCATTGGGGAAAATGCAGCATTTCattgagagggaaaaagaaatggacattTCTCTGTACTATGGCTATGTGATGTAG